TTTGAACCCGTGTCGCCGGCGTGAAAGGCCGGTGTCCTAGGCCTGGCTAGACGATGGGGGCATATTCAATTTTTAATGAGTCGCCTGGGAATCGAACCCAGGACCACCGGTTTAAAAGACCGGTGCTCTACCGACTGAGCTAGCGACTCTTTCATATTACAGACAAACATTATACACTAAAATTTATTTTTGTGCAAGAGTTTTTCCTCATTGGTATTCAATACAATAGATGATAAAATATAAATAGTAAATCTTTTGGTAAGAGGAGAACGAATATGAGTAAAAGAGGCAGACCAAAAAATTATAGACACGATATAAGATGTCCTGAATGCGGGAGTAATTGGATTGTAAAAAACGGAAAACAAAAAGGTAAACAAACATATTTATGTAAAGATTGTTTGCGTAGATTTACTCCTGAGGCTGAAAGAACTCATCATTCAAAATCTAAAAAAGAACAAGCAATATCTATGTTTTGTGAAGGTATGTCAATAAGTGCTATATCAAGAATTTTAAATGTTAGATACACAACTGTATATTCATGGATATATAGAAAAGGACAAAAAGCAAAACAATTAATAGATAAAAAAATACAACAATTACAAACTCAAAAATTTGAGAAAATAAGTTTTGATGAGATGTGGACATACGAGAAAGTAAGGAAAGGAGAGAACAGACAAGAAGTTTGGATATGGACAGCAGTTTTAGAAGATAAAAACAAAAAAATTAAAAAGGTAATGTTTGTGGGAGATAGAGACGAGGAAACTTTTTTAAAAAATAATGGCAATTATGCCAGAGAGTAAGGAATATATATCAGACGGGTGGAAAGTGTATGAGTTTTTAGACAGGAATAGGCACAGGAGTTGTAAGTTCCAAGAAACAAATAGGAATGAGGAGGTATTGTATGTAATAGATGAAAAATTATAAAAATCCCAATGCTTATTTTTCTCATACCCATATTTACTTTTCTTTTACCTGTATTTATATTTTGTCATCTATTGTGTTAAATACCTATTTTAAATACTTCTTGACAAATGAATGAATATTCGTTATTATTGATAGTAACTTAACTTTTTCAGGAGGGCTATTATGAAAAAAATTGTTACCTTTTTATTTTTAATCTGGTCTTCTTTAGCTTTTGCTCATGATTTATGGATAGAAAAAGAAGATAAAAATTTTGTTTTATATTATGGGCATAGGGGGATTGATTTTCTAAAATATAATCCGGAGAATATCATTAAAATTTATTGTTTTGATAAAAATTTAAATAATGTTGATTTCAAAATTAGTAATCCATATCCGGTTAAAATAAATGGGAAATGTGAAGGTATATATCTTCTTTATTCTTCAGGTTATTGGACAAAAACACCTTATGGAGAAAAAAATTTACCAAAAGATAAAGTAGATACTCCTATAGAAAGTTGGCTGTCTTATGAAAGTGTAAAAAGAATAGAATCGTTTATCATACCAAAGCCTATATCAGACAATTTAGAAATAGTTGCATTAAATGATATTACCAAATTAAAAGAAGGAGATAAGATAAGATTGCAGGTATTTTTTAATAAAAGACCTATTTCTAATATAGTCGTAGCTTATGAAGATAAACCGATGGGAATGACAGATGAAGAAGGTAAAATTAATATCAGGATAAAACATTCCGGTTTTCAAAATATAGTGGCAACTTATGTTGAAAAGATAAACTCATCCAAAGCAGACAAAATTATATATACAACACATCTTAATTTTGAGGTGAAATGATGAGATTATTTTTATACTTAATATTATTTTTATTTTCCTTTTCTTATGCTCATGATTTACAACACAAGGTAGAAACGGGAAAAAATGCGGTTATTATCTATTTTTTCTTCCCGGATAACAATTTATTTTCTTATGAAAACTTTGAGATATATGCTCCGGATAATCAGAAAATACCATTTCAGGTGGGAAGGACTGATAAATTGGGTAGAGTTATTTTAGCTCCAAATCAAGAGGGAAAATGGTTAGTTAAAGTGTTTTCAGAAGATGGTCATGGAAAAACTGTCTATATAGATGTAGATAAAAATTTAGT
This DNA window, taken from Venenivibrio stagnispumantis, encodes the following:
- a CDS encoding IS1 family transposase — its product is MSKRGRPKNYRHDIRCPECGSNWIVKNGKQKGKQTYLCKDCLRRFTPEAERTHHSKSKKEQAISMFCEGMSISAISRILNVRYTTVYSWIYRKGQKAKQLIDKKIQQLQTQKFEKISFDEMWTYEKVRKGENRQEVWIWTAVLEDKNKKIKKVMFVGDRDEETFLKNNGNYARE
- a CDS encoding DUF4198 domain-containing protein — encoded protein: MKKIVTFLFLIWSSLAFAHDLWIEKEDKNFVLYYGHRGIDFLKYNPENIIKIYCFDKNLNNVDFKISNPYPVKINGKCEGIYLLYSSGYWTKTPYGEKNLPKDKVDTPIESWLSYESVKRIESFIIPKPISDNLEIVALNDITKLKEGDKIRLQVFFNKRPISNIVVAYEDKPMGMTDEEGKINIRIKHSGFQNIVATYVEKINSSKADKIIYTTHLNFEVK